The nucleotide sequence TTGCCCACCAGCTTCTGAATTCGATTCTTCACCGAATACAGCTCGAATTTGGGGTAATATCGTTTTCCAATCTACTTTTGCAATTCGTTCTACGGCTAAAAAGTCGGCAACATGATAGACTCCCTTTACACCGTCAATACGTAAAATTTGCTGAATCAAAATTGGTGCTTGATCGATGTTTTCTTCTTTATAGTTGTTTCGATCCCCAGCTGGTAATGCTTCGTTCAACGTAACCTTCATCGTATTTGGACTAGGCGTAGGTTCAATTGAGACAATTTTCATTGATAAAACTCTCTCCCTTCCATCATTGCTGTAACATTTGTTCAATTTCGGTAATCATTGTAGAAGGTTTTGTTTGCGGAGAAAAGCGTTTGACGGAATCTCCCGTTCGGTTTATTAAAAATTTCGTAAAGTTCCATTTAATTGCTTTCGTACCTAATGCACCAGGAGCTTGTTCCGTAAGGTATTCAAAGATGGGATGTTTGTTTTCTCCTTTCACATCCGTTTTTGGTAAAACCGGGAACGTCACCCCATAATTTAATTGACAAAATTGTTGAATTTCATCGTCGGTCCCAGGCTCTTGATTCATAAATTGATTGCTTGGAAACGCTAAAATTTCAAGTCCCTTATCATTATATCTTTCATATAATCGTTGAAGTTCTTCGTACTGAGGCGTAAATCCGCATTTACTTGCAGTATTTACAATGAGTAGTACTTTGCCCCGATATTCCGACAACGATTTCTCCTCTCCCGTTTTCGTACGGAAAGTTAAATCATAGATACTCATTTGTTCATCTCCTAAAAGCGTTTCTTCCATCATATCACGCTCACCCTTCTTCCTCAAAAAATATGATACAATCGGATGAAAAGGAGAGAAAGGAGTGTGAAATATGGGTTGGGTTTTCATTATCATCATAGCCTACATCCCAATTTTTTACCGTATACATAAACGATTAAATCTTTTAGAAGACGAAGTAAGGAGCTTACGAGCTCAAATTCAAAAACAGGATAACTATTAAAAATGATCAGAAAAAAGGGTGTTACCATTTGCAACACCCTTTTTGTGTCAGACTAGTATGTTCAAGTACCGGTTGGACTTAAAATTGTTGAAGTGCTACGATCATTTTTTCATAAATGACTTCTAGTAACTCCATTTCGTCTTCCTTCAATCCTTCTGCCATTGGAACTAGGAATGAAATGTTGTAATCCCGCTCTTCTTGAAGAGGATTGTAAGAAACGATTACGTTTACTTCTTTTTCCAAATATTGTTCCAACCACTCTTGTTTCGTTTGGATTTGAAAAAGATGTGTATCTTGATAGTGAAACGACACCGCTAGATTACAACTCGGATCTTTCGTTTTTCCGAGTAGTTCTTCATAAAGCTGACTGTTTTGCATTTCAAGTTTCA is from Bacillus kexueae and encodes:
- a CDS encoding glutathione peroxidase; this encodes MSIYDLTFRTKTGEEKSLSEYRGKVLLIVNTASKCGFTPQYEELQRLYERYNDKGLEILAFPSNQFMNQEPGTDDEIQQFCQLNYGVTFPVLPKTDVKGENKHPIFEYLTEQAPGALGTKAIKWNFTKFLINRTGDSVKRFSPQTKPSTMITEIEQMLQQ